One Thermofilum pendens Hrk 5 DNA segment encodes these proteins:
- a CDS encoding Nre family DNA repair protein yields the protein MGERAAATCLQCRGAKRLCGKSSCPVLDLWLALERVRVPETREIDGYSPPTVFVGRHGYPEVRFSVGVPSIEGDPALFEDQERWLSMPLRDVIGMRLGIVRGEVRVKVDGRGLSDEVRLAALSSRPVDVEILLEKAPRARPLVDLFSPPLGPAGPAAKISVLGNPSVPRSLEKAYYDYDLGAREAIYALYREGVPVHYIQRALSVGALGLGGRRRIVPTRWAITAVDSTLSQELIEEVKRLDYFDEYLFFERKFSDNTFVAIIAPGAWSYEWIEAWFPHTTWNPSARLEVEGDWEGFKGRTTYASLGGCYYAARLATAEFMLREKRQGTAILLREIYEGFFLPIGVWFVRENVRELFRSKPERYESLEEVLRRLEKSTRLPLGTWLAASTLLRRLLRQSSIEAYIWRG from the coding sequence ATGGGCGAGCGCGCGGCGGCCACGTGCCTGCAGTGCAGGGGGGCTAAGAGGCTCTGCGGTAAGAGTAGCTGCCCTGTGCTCGACTTGTGGCTAGCACTCGAGAGGGTCAGGGTTCCGGAGACAAGAGAGATCGACGGTTACTCTCCGCCCACCGTTTTCGTCGGGAGGCACGGGTACCCAGAGGTCAGGTTCAGCGTCGGCGTCCCGTCCATCGAGGGAGACCCCGCGCTGTTCGAGGACCAGGAGCGGTGGCTCTCGATGCCCCTACGCGACGTGATAGGCATGAGGCTCGGGATAGTAAGGGGCGAGGTACGGGTCAAGGTCGACGGTCGGGGGCTCTCGGACGAGGTTAGGCTTGCCGCTCTCTCCTCTAGGCCCGTCGACGTCGAGATCCTACTGGAGAAAGCCCCCAGGGCGAGGCCACTGGTAGACCTCTTCTCCCCTCCCCTGGGGCCCGCCGGCCCGGCTGCGAAGATAAGCGTGCTGGGTAACCCGAGCGTGCCCAGGAGCCTGGAGAAAGCCTACTACGACTACGACCTGGGCGCCCGCGAGGCTATATATGCACTCTACAGGGAGGGCGTGCCGGTACACTACATCCAGAGGGCTCTATCCGTGGGGGCTCTGGGGCTGGGAGGGCGTAGGAGGATCGTCCCGACTAGGTGGGCTATAACAGCCGTGGACTCGACGCTGTCGCAGGAGCTGATCGAAGAGGTTAAGAGGCTGGACTACTTCGACGAGTACCTGTTCTTCGAGAGAAAGTTCTCGGATAACACGTTCGTGGCGATAATAGCGCCCGGCGCGTGGAGCTACGAGTGGATAGAGGCGTGGTTCCCGCACACGACGTGGAACCCCTCGGCGAGGCTCGAGGTCGAGGGGGACTGGGAGGGGTTCAAGGGTAGAACCACGTACGCCTCGCTGGGAGGCTGCTACTACGCCGCCAGGCTTGCAACCGCGGAGTTCATGCTCCGGGAGAAGAGGCAGGGAACGGCGATACTCCTCCGCGAGATATACGAGGGCTTCTTCCTGCCGATAGGGGTCTGGTTCGTACGGGAAAACGTGAGGGAGCTCTTCAGGTCCAAGCCGGAGAGGTACGAAAGCCTCGAAGAGGTGCTACGCAGGTTGGAGAAGTCTACGAGGCTACCCCTGGGCACGTGGCTCGCCGCGTCAACCCTCCTGAGGAGGCTTTTGAGGCAGAGTAGCATCGAGGCGTACATATGGAGGGGGTAG
- a CDS encoding SPOUT family RNA methylase, giving the protein MGGSALIITCKLGFERVVASYVEELDPAAEVEATPQGFAGLVLVRPGNLKAEELARAVKERVPEAEKVFVADAECNASIEEIVRCAVGISAGISREESFAVRTVRRGSHGFTSLDVNVAVGSAVKEATGARVDLENPDKVIFVQILQDKAYLSLVPGSEFYKKMPSSKYPVYKVFRKLVVAHEPYLGPPDASYVMGTRIGREVQVFEVGKLYVTPVGAVDAYSLYSFLRGAFEGQRSRFELQKRSYGREVVKTEVYVQDMYQFARSRLGKPLIIFEPEGEPVSRVAGEVADFIIRKVFKEKEEVAIMVGAREGVPTGLFRFADFVLDVAPGVVISTEYALSSGLIALATILHEKLVEAASSGELGAGEP; this is encoded by the coding sequence ATGGGCGGTAGCGCTTTGATCATAACGTGTAAGCTCGGCTTCGAGAGGGTAGTAGCGTCCTACGTAGAGGAGCTCGACCCGGCGGCGGAGGTTGAGGCTACGCCGCAAGGCTTCGCCGGGCTTGTACTGGTTCGGCCGGGCAACCTTAAAGCCGAGGAGCTCGCACGCGCGGTTAAAGAGAGGGTTCCGGAAGCCGAGAAGGTGTTCGTCGCGGACGCTGAGTGCAACGCGAGCATAGAGGAGATAGTCAGGTGCGCGGTGGGGATAAGCGCCGGGATAAGCCGGGAGGAGAGCTTCGCCGTTAGGACTGTGAGGAGGGGTAGCCACGGCTTTACAAGCCTAGACGTGAACGTAGCCGTGGGTTCAGCAGTGAAGGAAGCAACGGGGGCCAGGGTCGACCTGGAGAACCCCGACAAGGTAATCTTCGTGCAGATACTGCAGGACAAAGCTTACCTGTCCCTGGTCCCGGGCTCCGAGTTCTACAAGAAGATGCCCTCCTCGAAGTACCCCGTGTACAAGGTCTTCAGAAAGCTCGTCGTGGCACACGAGCCGTACCTCGGTCCTCCGGACGCGTCGTACGTCATGGGTACCCGTATCGGCAGGGAGGTCCAGGTGTTCGAGGTCGGAAAGCTGTACGTAACGCCCGTGGGGGCGGTTGACGCGTACTCCCTCTACAGCTTCCTGAGGGGCGCCTTCGAGGGGCAGAGGTCCCGGTTCGAGTTGCAGAAGAGGAGCTACGGGAGGGAGGTCGTCAAGACGGAGGTGTACGTGCAGGACATGTACCAGTTCGCGAGGTCCAGGCTCGGGAAGCCGCTCATAATATTCGAGCCCGAGGGGGAGCCCGTGTCCAGGGTGGCCGGGGAGGTCGCGGACTTCATAATAAGGAAGGTCTTCAAGGAGAAAGAGGAGGTAGCGATAATGGTTGGGGCTAGAGAAGGCGTGCCGACGGGGCTTTTCCGGTTTGCGGACTTCGTTCTCGACGTGGCCCCCGGGGTGGTTATCTCGACGGAGTACGCCCTTTCCTCCGGGCTGATAGCGCTCGCCACGATACTTCACGAGAAGCTCGTAGAGGCGGCGTCCAGCGGGGAGCTAGGCGCGGGCGAGCCTTAG
- a CDS encoding class I SAM-dependent methyltransferase has translation MHRGMPSGAPGQRLLRLLYRFVPQAYYRSKAREVPYSPMLIDVGSGRGLFLGSLAGRYGFAVGVDVDAELVKASPRSPHACYVVASACMLPFRDSCFDTAVFHDSLHHFVRPFDALEEALRVSRKSVLIFDYDGGGALARIIATVEKALGFPASFLQASMLAERYGARVRVGRLGSMTAEIDAGSWRKKPSSQGL, from the coding sequence TTGCATCGAGGAATGCCCAGCGGCGCGCCGGGGCAACGCCTGCTACGCCTCCTGTACAGGTTCGTCCCCCAGGCTTACTACCGCTCCAAGGCGAGGGAGGTTCCGTATTCCCCCATGCTGATTGATGTGGGTAGCGGGAGGGGGCTTTTCCTCGGATCCCTTGCTGGGAGGTACGGTTTCGCTGTCGGGGTTGATGTCGACGCGGAACTCGTGAAGGCTTCGCCGAGGAGCCCTCATGCCTGCTACGTAGTGGCATCTGCGTGCATGCTACCGTTCAGGGACTCCTGCTTCGATACCGCGGTTTTCCACGACTCGCTACACCACTTCGTGCGGCCGTTCGACGCGCTGGAAGAAGCCCTGAGGGTGTCTAGGAAAAGCGTCCTCATATTCGACTACGACGGAGGCGGGGCTCTCGCTAGGATAATCGCCACCGTGGAGAAAGCTCTAGGGTTTCCCGCCAGCTTTCTTCAAGCCTCGATGCTCGCTGAGAGGTACGGGGCGAGGGTAAGGGTCGGGCGGCTCGGATCGATGACCGCAGAGATAGACGCAGGCTCCTGGAGGAAAAAGCCGTCAAGCCAAGGCCTCTAG
- a CDS encoding glycogen/starch/alpha-glucan phosphorylase: MDSEPRVVVSVTPELALDDGYTFAGGLGVLEGDKFYAAAKLGLKYYALTLFYRNGYVDYAFDDSLNPVAKPQPQPASFLGSLKDGGELEVFLKGEKVAVKAWEYEHGSAKAVFFEPVSPDWARSLGERVFLERDAEERFYKYILLARAAVAYMKDRIGLENIAYIDLQEAYTAVIPLVFKIPGRYRLVIHTPGPWGHPSFPRDLFAKELGYRFIENPVVLTSIGAATAYEVVMVSSKHFDIMRRVIPQYYHKARFVTNGVNIDRWMNPKLRNLFASGSLDVATLRGVRLEMRDQLVRFLKSRKQVNVDQDTFIFAWTRRVTKYKRPYFPVRLIEELGDRDTLFVLGGKAHPEDKEGLQYMRKFKELEKTRPNVVYVHDYSVESAKIILSGADVLAFTPFPGWEASGTSFMKAGVNAVPSIASRDGAVVELLTDGVNGWLFGEDIRELIDFGKDPRVSEIDEKDYEEFKRKYAQAKDLYANDREGFLKVALSAVLSLTMRVDIVRALREYYPDLVQT, encoded by the coding sequence ATGGACTCCGAGCCCAGGGTTGTGGTTAGCGTTACGCCCGAGCTGGCCCTTGACGACGGCTACACGTTCGCCGGAGGCCTAGGCGTGCTGGAAGGCGACAAGTTCTACGCGGCGGCGAAGCTGGGGCTGAAGTACTACGCCTTGACGCTGTTCTACAGGAACGGCTACGTGGACTACGCGTTCGATGACTCGCTGAACCCGGTCGCCAAGCCGCAACCCCAGCCTGCGAGCTTCCTGGGGTCTCTCAAGGACGGCGGCGAGCTGGAGGTCTTCCTGAAGGGGGAGAAGGTAGCCGTCAAGGCATGGGAGTACGAGCATGGAAGCGCTAAGGCTGTGTTCTTCGAGCCCGTAAGCCCGGATTGGGCGCGTAGCCTCGGCGAGAGGGTTTTCCTGGAGAGGGACGCGGAGGAGAGGTTCTACAAGTACATCCTCCTCGCGCGCGCCGCCGTAGCCTACATGAAGGACAGGATAGGCCTGGAGAACATAGCGTACATAGACCTCCAGGAGGCGTACACCGCCGTGATACCCCTAGTGTTCAAGATACCCGGGAGGTACCGGCTGGTGATACACACTCCCGGGCCCTGGGGGCACCCGTCCTTCCCGAGGGACCTCTTTGCCAAGGAGCTCGGCTACCGGTTCATCGAGAACCCCGTTGTGCTGACAAGTATCGGGGCAGCCACCGCCTACGAGGTAGTAATGGTCAGCTCGAAGCACTTCGACATAATGAGGCGCGTGATACCCCAGTACTACCACAAAGCGAGGTTCGTGACTAACGGCGTAAACATAGATAGGTGGATGAACCCCAAGCTGAGAAACCTGTTCGCGAGCGGGAGCCTCGACGTCGCTACGCTGAGAGGCGTCAGGCTCGAGATGCGGGACCAGCTCGTCAGGTTCCTGAAGTCCAGGAAACAGGTCAACGTTGACCAGGACACCTTTATCTTCGCGTGGACGCGCAGAGTGACGAAGTACAAGAGGCCCTACTTCCCCGTCAGGCTCATAGAGGAGCTCGGCGACAGGGACACGCTCTTCGTTCTCGGCGGGAAAGCGCACCCGGAGGACAAGGAGGGGTTGCAGTACATGAGGAAGTTCAAGGAGCTGGAGAAAACGCGGCCCAACGTTGTCTACGTCCACGACTACTCCGTGGAGAGCGCTAAGATCATACTCTCGGGGGCCGATGTGCTGGCATTTACGCCTTTCCCCGGGTGGGAGGCTTCGGGGACGAGCTTCATGAAGGCAGGGGTTAACGCTGTCCCGTCCATCGCTTCGCGCGACGGCGCCGTAGTAGAACTCCTCACGGACGGGGTGAACGGGTGGCTGTTCGGGGAGGACATAAGGGAACTGATAGACTTCGGGAAAGACCCCCGCGTGAGCGAGATCGACGAGAAGGACTACGAGGAGTTCAAGAGGAAGTACGCCCAGGCTAAGGATCTCTACGCGAACGACAGGGAAGGCTTCCTCAAGGTCGCGCTGAGCGCTGTCCTCTCGCTGACGATGCGCGTCGACATAGTGAGGGCACTGAGGGAGTACTACCCGGACCTCGTACAAACCTAG
- a CDS encoding ZIP family metal transporter: MLREVGLALPGDPVLASLAMGLFVAFTTSLGAVPVLFGKKAWRHFTLALSFSAGVMLVSSFTSLILPALEATRSFALVSSGILLGVLAIMAVDRLVPHEHLLKGYEGPPEGRRLLKKSWLIALAVIIHNIPEGLAVGTSIAYSVPLGVATGLAIGLQDIPEGFAVAFPMAQVAGPRKGLAYGVLSGLSETLMAVLGAYFFTVFSALLPIGMSFSGGAMLYVTVKEVVPEIYREQSGEYAATAGFLLGFLLMLFLDSML, translated from the coding sequence ATGCTTCGAGAGGTAGGGCTCGCCCTGCCGGGAGACCCTGTACTGGCGAGCCTAGCCATGGGGCTATTCGTGGCTTTCACGACGAGCCTCGGCGCGGTGCCCGTTCTCTTCGGGAAGAAGGCCTGGAGGCACTTCACCCTGGCCCTCTCGTTCTCTGCCGGAGTGATGCTCGTCTCGAGCTTTACCAGCTTGATACTGCCGGCCCTCGAGGCGACGAGGTCCTTCGCGCTAGTATCCTCGGGGATACTTCTAGGCGTGCTGGCGATAATGGCTGTCGACAGGCTGGTTCCCCACGAGCACCTCCTCAAGGGTTACGAGGGTCCCCCCGAGGGCAGGAGGCTCCTCAAGAAGAGCTGGCTCATAGCCCTGGCTGTCATCATCCACAACATACCGGAGGGGCTAGCGGTCGGCACGTCCATAGCCTACTCCGTCCCCCTGGGAGTAGCCACGGGCCTCGCGATAGGCTTGCAGGACATCCCGGAGGGGTTCGCCGTGGCATTCCCCATGGCTCAGGTAGCGGGTCCAAGGAAGGGGCTAGCCTACGGAGTGCTGAGCGGGCTCTCGGAGACCCTGATGGCAGTGCTAGGGGCTTACTTCTTCACCGTGTTCTCCGCGCTCCTCCCCATAGGCATGAGCTTCTCGGGAGGGGCAATGCTCTACGTGACAGTCAAGGAGGTAGTCCCGGAGATATACAGGGAGCAAAGCGGCGAGTACGCGGCTACCGCGGGCTTCCTGCTCGGGTTCCTGCTCATGCTCTTCCTCGACTCGATGCTTTAG
- a CDS encoding glycerophosphodiester phosphodiesterase: protein MPRKVLVVAHRGASAVAPENTMPAFEEAVRAGADFVETDVHRTRDGALVCIHDATLNRTTNGDGYVSEKTVDYVRSLDAGSWFSGRYAGVQVPLFEEFLDYIASTSAGVFVEVKVPGIEEEVVGRILQWGLEERAVVLSGYWSVLRRVKELDPGIATLADLPSPSPQSISSAVKVANIVSIHAALFEEEHALQAHRRGLLVNVWGVNGCEDALRVVELGADFVTVDNPGAIVECLRARGLHA, encoded by the coding sequence GTGCCCAGGAAAGTACTGGTCGTAGCGCATAGAGGGGCTAGCGCCGTTGCCCCGGAGAACACGATGCCAGCGTTCGAGGAAGCCGTGAGGGCAGGGGCAGACTTCGTGGAGACAGACGTGCACAGGACGCGGGACGGCGCGCTCGTCTGCATTCACGACGCAACGCTGAACCGGACCACGAACGGGGACGGGTACGTCTCGGAGAAGACTGTGGACTACGTTAGGAGCCTGGACGCCGGCTCCTGGTTTTCCGGGAGGTACGCGGGAGTACAGGTACCGCTCTTCGAGGAGTTCCTCGATTACATCGCCTCGACGAGCGCGGGGGTGTTCGTCGAGGTTAAGGTCCCGGGTATAGAGGAGGAGGTCGTCGGGAGGATCCTGCAGTGGGGGCTAGAGGAGAGAGCGGTTGTGCTCTCGGGGTATTGGAGCGTGCTGAGGAGGGTGAAGGAGCTCGACCCGGGGATAGCTACTCTCGCCGACCTGCCCAGCCCGTCTCCCCAGTCCATATCCTCGGCGGTGAAAGTGGCAAATATCGTCAGCATCCACGCCGCGCTCTTCGAGGAAGAGCACGCCCTGCAGGCTCACAGAAGGGGGCTACTGGTAAATGTCTGGGGCGTAAACGGCTGCGAGGATGCGTTAAGGGTGGTCGAGCTGGGCGCCGACTTCGTAACCGTGGACAACCCGGGCGCTATTGTTGAGTGCTTGAGGGCGCGGGGTCTCCACGCCTAA
- a CDS encoding ABC transporter permease codes for MSVWRLALKFVERDILFKKLIAALTILAIASGVATFVSLRILSLGSRTAAMNIVQQVLPGEVVVYGQGLYDVSEDVLSDIKRLPGVKDVTPAILVTGYVGRNAVFLLGVRPEDIKNVVSRFVDGQPFTGLTGAYAIADVGLARKLGLKVGDKVTVKPPYGTYFKQYEVVGIAEVAMKIEEIGAAGGYLILPLREAQNLLGRPGYVSMAVVKVEDGVDPQEVKTLISLVYPGSRVMLREEVIGVVFKVMSLIEGLLLSTTLVGLAVAVFGTTSTITSTVREHQREIAIMRAGGSSRRDIALIFMLESLVYGVSGGILGIVFGIVGAQVGIEVVSSYGFLNPPLILEPATLLLGFLLAAGLSVLSSLYPVWKATSIRPVEVLKSE; via the coding sequence GTGAGCGTTTGGAGGCTCGCGTTAAAGTTCGTCGAGAGGGACATACTCTTCAAGAAGCTCATAGCCGCGCTAACGATCCTCGCGATAGCGAGCGGCGTCGCCACGTTCGTAAGCCTCAGGATCCTAAGCCTTGGAAGCCGCACGGCGGCTATGAACATTGTACAGCAGGTTCTCCCCGGGGAGGTCGTTGTCTACGGGCAGGGGCTCTACGACGTGTCCGAGGACGTTCTCTCCGATATCAAGAGGCTTCCCGGCGTGAAGGACGTTACACCGGCAATCCTAGTCACGGGGTACGTTGGGAGGAACGCCGTCTTCCTGCTCGGCGTCCGCCCCGAGGACATAAAGAACGTGGTTTCGAGGTTCGTCGACGGTCAGCCCTTCACGGGGTTGACGGGGGCCTACGCGATAGCGGACGTCGGCTTGGCTAGAAAGCTGGGGTTAAAGGTGGGCGACAAGGTCACCGTTAAGCCCCCCTACGGGACCTACTTCAAGCAGTACGAGGTAGTAGGGATAGCCGAGGTCGCTATGAAGATCGAGGAGATAGGAGCGGCGGGGGGCTACCTGATCCTTCCCCTCAGGGAGGCGCAGAACCTCCTCGGGAGGCCCGGCTACGTGAGCATGGCGGTCGTGAAGGTCGAGGACGGCGTCGACCCGCAGGAGGTCAAAACACTGATCTCGCTTGTATACCCGGGGTCTAGGGTGATGCTCCGCGAGGAGGTCATAGGGGTAGTCTTCAAGGTAATGTCGCTGATAGAGGGCCTCCTCCTCTCCACAACGCTGGTAGGCCTCGCTGTGGCAGTCTTCGGGACTACGAGCACGATTACCTCCACGGTTAGGGAGCATCAACGCGAGATAGCGATTATGCGCGCGGGAGGGTCTTCGAGGAGGGACATAGCGTTGATATTCATGCTCGAGTCGCTGGTCTACGGCGTGTCGGGAGGCATCCTTGGGATAGTGTTCGGCATAGTCGGCGCCCAGGTAGGTATAGAGGTGGTGTCTTCCTACGGCTTCCTGAACCCTCCGCTCATACTCGAGCCCGCGACCCTACTGCTGGGCTTCCTGCTCGCCGCGGGGCTCAGCGTTCTGTCGTCGCTATACCCGGTCTGGAAGGCTACCTCGATAAGGCCTGTCGAGGTGTTGAAGAGTGAGTGA
- a CDS encoding ABC transporter ATP-binding protein, whose translation MSEEALVLRDIWKIYRTQSEEIPVLKGVNLSVNQGELAIIMGPSGSGKSTLLSIAGGLERPSKGRVIVGGVDITDLDEDELTKIRARKIGFVFQSFNLIRNLTAVENVMMPLIFTGMYSWRQAREIALKMLEIVGLKGHEEKFPRQLSGGQQQRVAIARALAPSPDIILMDEPTGSLDVDSASRVLSLVKWLNEAFGQTIIIVTHNPEIAELATRTFYIRGGEIYQQPPTSTLADKVKELKSSAGYGSFAKVQLDLLKIKLEALEAAAKQGKIPPEVLEGELKSLEARISKLEKYASS comes from the coding sequence GTGAGTGAGGAAGCCCTAGTCTTAAGGGACATCTGGAAGATCTACAGGACGCAGTCCGAGGAGATCCCCGTCCTGAAGGGCGTTAACCTCTCGGTGAATCAGGGGGAGCTAGCAATCATAATGGGGCCCAGCGGTAGCGGTAAGAGCACCCTGCTCTCCATAGCGGGAGGGCTCGAAAGGCCATCGAAGGGGAGGGTCATCGTGGGCGGTGTCGACATAACGGACCTAGACGAGGACGAGCTGACGAAGATAAGGGCGAGGAAGATAGGCTTCGTATTCCAGTCATTCAACCTGATACGCAACCTCACGGCCGTGGAGAACGTAATGATGCCGCTGATATTCACGGGTATGTACTCCTGGAGGCAGGCCCGCGAGATAGCACTCAAAATGCTGGAAATAGTGGGGCTCAAGGGACACGAGGAGAAGTTCCCTAGGCAGCTTAGCGGGGGGCAGCAACAGAGAGTCGCCATCGCGAGGGCGCTCGCCCCGAGCCCCGACATAATACTCATGGACGAGCCGACGGGTAGCCTCGACGTGGACTCAGCGTCGAGAGTCCTCTCGCTCGTTAAGTGGCTCAACGAGGCCTTCGGGCAGACGATAATAATCGTTACTCACAACCCGGAGATAGCCGAGCTCGCCACGAGGACGTTCTACATAAGGGGCGGGGAAATATACCAGCAACCACCCACGTCGACTCTCGCCGACAAAGTGAAGGAGCTAAAGTCCTCCGCTGGTTACGGGAGCTTCGCGAAGGTACAGCTAGACCTGCTGAAAATAAAGCTGGAAGCCTTGGAGGCCGCAGCCAAGCAGGGGAAAATCCCCCCAGAGGTTCTGGAAGGAGAGTTGAAGTCCCTCGAAGCCAGGATATCCAAGCTGGAGAAGTACGCCTCCTCGTAA
- a CDS encoding SPL family radical SAM protein encodes MEGVVYRRIRVESVLSKSGLYDLDYAYNPYVGCSHGCAYCYARAYTRHTEVARNWGRVVYVKENAVEVLRREVRVARKGVVGVSTLTDPYQPVEEVEELTRRGLEVLLGEGFRVSVQTKSPLVVRDLDVLEKYAGLVDVGFTVTTLDPETARLVEPGAPPPASRVGALRKVSEAGVETWVFVGPIMRGVNDSAENLRKIVETAGRVGAKVFYDFFHFKPALDESMSPVLEKHPDATSTDPRWRALVERVLLEACRDEGVECRPAFPKKSTSRQSRLTSFLD; translated from the coding sequence ATGGAGGGGGTAGTGTACAGGAGGATCAGGGTTGAGAGCGTTCTCTCCAAGTCCGGGCTCTACGACCTAGACTACGCCTACAACCCCTACGTCGGCTGCTCCCACGGGTGTGCCTACTGCTACGCGAGGGCGTACACGAGGCACACCGAGGTGGCGAGGAACTGGGGCAGGGTCGTCTACGTAAAGGAAAACGCCGTGGAGGTGTTAAGGCGGGAAGTAAGGGTGGCGAGGAAAGGCGTGGTAGGAGTGTCGACCCTAACGGACCCCTACCAGCCCGTGGAGGAGGTTGAAGAGCTTACAAGGCGCGGGCTAGAGGTGCTCCTAGGAGAGGGGTTCAGGGTGAGCGTGCAGACGAAGTCCCCGCTAGTCGTGAGGGATCTCGACGTCCTGGAGAAGTACGCGGGCCTTGTGGATGTGGGCTTCACGGTAACGACGCTAGACCCCGAGACCGCTCGCCTAGTGGAGCCGGGAGCCCCGCCCCCTGCCAGCAGGGTGGGAGCGTTGAGAAAGGTGAGCGAGGCCGGCGTGGAGACGTGGGTCTTCGTGGGGCCTATAATGAGGGGGGTGAACGACTCGGCGGAGAACCTCAGGAAAATAGTGGAGACGGCGGGGCGCGTGGGCGCCAAGGTTTTCTACGACTTCTTCCACTTCAAGCCCGCGCTCGACGAGTCCATGTCCCCCGTCCTCGAGAAGCACCCCGACGCTACGTCCACCGACCCGCGGTGGCGCGCGCTCGTGGAGCGAGTCCTCCTGGAGGCCTGCAGGGACGAAGGCGTAGAGTGTAGGCCAGCCTTCCCGAAAAAGAGCACTAGCCGCCAGTCGAGGCTTACCAGCTTCCTTGACTAG
- a CDS encoding GNAT family N-acetyltransferase: MEEVEVRPLEKAEEFSQAMEVQKTAWGMPDIEVIPSRILIAIARNGGLVLGAFARGRLVGYSFGFLARDSQGLYLYSHHTGVIPEYEDKGVGFALKAKQREYALRMGLSRVKWTFDPLQSRNSYFNLVKLGAVVREYHVNYYGELTDQLNRGLPSDRVVAEWYLESPRVVNRLGGRRPAAPGGAVPVIRVRGSEPVFEPAESTSVLVLVPLDIGGVKSRDPELALKWRLETRKAFQYYFSKGYIDHHYVRLDENYGAHVLSKVSLEEVLLDALPG; encoded by the coding sequence GTGGAGGAGGTAGAGGTTAGGCCTCTCGAAAAAGCGGAGGAGTTCTCGCAGGCAATGGAGGTGCAGAAAACGGCTTGGGGGATGCCGGACATAGAGGTCATACCGTCCAGGATCCTGATAGCCATAGCCAGGAACGGGGGCCTCGTTCTCGGCGCGTTTGCGCGCGGAAGGCTCGTAGGGTACTCCTTCGGCTTCCTGGCTAGGGACTCGCAGGGCCTCTACCTCTACAGCCACCACACGGGGGTGATCCCGGAGTACGAGGACAAGGGTGTGGGCTTCGCCCTGAAGGCTAAGCAGAGGGAGTACGCGCTGAGGATGGGTCTCAGCAGGGTGAAGTGGACCTTCGACCCCCTGCAGAGCAGGAACTCCTACTTCAACCTCGTCAAGCTCGGCGCGGTGGTTAGAGAGTACCACGTGAACTACTACGGGGAGCTCACGGACCAGCTGAACAGGGGCCTGCCTTCCGACAGGGTGGTCGCGGAGTGGTACCTGGAGAGCCCCAGGGTGGTCAACAGGCTGGGCGGTAGGAGGCCCGCCGCGCCGGGCGGGGCGGTCCCGGTCATAAGGGTTAGGGGCTCGGAGCCCGTCTTCGAGCCCGCCGAGTCTACCAGCGTGCTTGTACTCGTCCCGCTGGATATAGGCGGGGTTAAATCGAGGGACCCGGAGCTGGCGCTCAAGTGGAGGCTGGAGACCAGGAAGGCCTTCCAGTACTACTTCTCGAAGGGCTACATAGACCACCACTACGTCAGGCTGGACGAGAACTACGGCGCCCACGTGCTCTCCAAGGTGTCGCTCGAGGAGGTCTTGCTTGACGCGCTACCCGGGTAG